GCACTCGCTGGCGCCAGCCGCGCGGCGATATCGGCATCGCTGCCGCGCAGGTCGAAATCCACCTGCCGCCCCGTGAGGTCGCCAAAGGCAAGGATCGATTGATTGGGATCGGCACGCAGCGCGGCGGCCACGGCCAGCGCCACTTCCAGAGGCGTGCCGGACGCAAGCCGCCGTTCGCCGGCAAACGCGGTACAGGTTTCGATATCTTCCATGTGAGTCTCCTGATTCGGGTTTCGATGGGAGACGATATTACCCGGGTAATATCATGGAAGTCAATTACACCCGGGTAATATTTTTGGCTGGCGCCTTCGTCGGCTTCCTCAAGCACGGCGAACGGACGGCGGGCTTTGACCCGAAGCGCCGCGCATGGCAGCATCGCGGGGCAAATTTTCAGACCACTTCTTATGGGACTTTCAATGATCGGAATCCGGCCACTGCTGATCGCGGCCATCGTCGCCCCGCTGCTGGCGGCCTGCGCCAGCGGCAGCAGCATGGAGTACCTTGAATCGCAGGATGGCAGCACGATCCATTCGGATGCCAGCGTGGGCGAGCTGGTGGGGTGCCTGAAGCGCAAGCTTGGCGATGACGCCACGGTGGACGCCTACCCGAACCTGGCAAGGTCGATGTGCGCGTGGGCTATGGCAGCCGTGCCGATGCCGGTTACTCGTACCTGATCAACCTGCGCGCCGCCCGGCAGGGCACCGACGTGCAGATCCGCAGCGCCGGCGACTTCCGGCCGATGCTGAGCAAGGGCCGCGTCACCGGCTACGTCAAGGACTGCAAGCCGGCCGCGGCCCGCTGAGGCTGCCGGCAGGCGCGCTCAGCCTGCCCAGCCCATCGTCCGCGCCTGGGCCAGCACGGCGCGGGCGCGTTCCACGAACGGGCGGTCCACCATCTTGCCGTCGACCAGATAGGCGCCCACGCCCTTGGCGTCGGCCTGATCGGCGGCTGCCACGATCCGCTGCGCGGCGGCGATCTCTGCCTCGGTCGGCTGGAACGCCGCGTTGGCCAGCGCGATCTGGCTCGGGTGGATGCAGCTCTTGCCCAGGTACCCCAGCCGGCGCGCCAGTTCGGCTTCGGCGCGGTAGCCATCGGCATCCTTCACGTCGGCGAACGCCGCGTCGTAGGCAAACACGCCCGCCTCGGCGGCGGCCATGCGCATCTGGTACATCGTCTGCGCCACGGCCAGCGTCTCGCGCCGGTGGATGCCGGCCGGCTCGAACAGGTCGGCGTAACCCAGCTGCAGACCCGCCACACGCGCATCGGCGGCCGCCAGTTCATGCGCGCGGCGCAGCCCGCGCGGCGACTCGATATTGAGCAGCAGCTTCACCGGCGTGGTCACGCCGTTGGCTGCCTCGGCCAGCGCGACGGCGCGGGCGGCCAGGTGCACCTGCTCCACCTCCTCCACCTTCGGCACGTTCACCAGGTGCAGCCCGTTGCGCACCACGGCGACGATATCGGGCGCGAAGTGGGCGGTGTCCGGCGCGTTCACGCGCACGATCAACGTCTTGCCCGCTGCCGCCGTGCGGCCCGAGGCCAGAAGGTCCTGCAGCGCGGCGCGGGCTTCGCCCTTGCGCGGCTCCGCCACGGCGTCCTCCAGGTCGAAGGACAGCGCATCGGCCGCGCTGGCCAGCGCCTTGTCGAACAGCTCCGGGCGCGATCCCGGTACGAACAGTTTGCTGCGCATGATCGTCCTCATCCTTCCTTCAATCATTCCGCGCGGATATTGCGCTGCCTGACCAGCGCACCCCAGCGCGCCGCCTCGCCCTGCACGAACTTGCCGAACTGCTGCGGCGAATTGCCAACGGGCTCCAGGCCCATCTGGCGCAGCTTGTCCTGCACGTGCGGGTCGGCCACGGCGCCCTGCACTTCCTTCGCCAGCCGCGCCACCACCTCGGGCGGCGTGCCCTTGGGCACCCACACGCCGTTCCACTCCAGCACCTCGAAATCGGGCAGGCCGCTTTCGGCCAGCGTCGGGTATCGGGCAGGCCCGGATTGCGCTTGAGCGACGTCACCGCCAGCGCCTTGAGCTTGCCGCTCTTCGCATAGTTGAGCGTCGACGCCACATTGCCGAAATAGGCCGATACCTGGTTGCCCATCACGTCGGTCAGCGCCGGCGCACCGCCCTTGTAGGGCACGTGCAGCAGGTCGATGCCGGCCTTGGCGTTGAGCAGCTCGCCCGCCAGATGCGATCCGCTGCCCGAGCCGGCCGACGCAAAGGTCAGCTTGCCGGGATTGGCCTTGGCATAGGCGATGAAGTCCTTGACCGTCTTGTACGGCGCATTGGGCGGCACCACCAGGATGTTGGCCGCCGTGGCCACCAGCGAGATCGGCACCAGTTCCTTGAGCGGATCGAACGACATCTTGCGCAGACTCGGGTTGACCGCGAACGCCGACGCGTCGTACAGCACCGTGTAGCCATCGGGCACGGACTTGGCCACGGCTTCCTCGCCAATCACGCCGGCCGCGCCGGGACGGTTGTCGATCACCACCTGCTGGCCCATCGACGCGCTCATGCGCTGCGCGATCACGCGCGCCGTGTTGTCGGCGCCGCCGCCGGCCGAATACGGCACGATCATGCGGATGGGACGGTCAGGGTATGTGGCACCAGCGGCGGCAGCCAGCAGCGGCACGCAGGCCGCCACGGCGACCAGCAGCTTGCGGCGGGTCGGATGCATGGAGTCTCCTTGTTTTCTTGTCGTCGAACGAATCAGACAGTGGCAATAGGGTTAGCCGGCGATCCCACCGCGCGCGGCAGGTGCATCGGCGGCGCGGTCAGCAGGAACGACGCCCGCCCGGCCCGGTGCAGCCACGCGGCCAGCGGCGTCAGGTGCCACATCTCGCCCAGCGGGATGCCCAGCTTGACCAGGCAGAGTTCGTGCAGCGGCAGCAGCGCGCCGGTGGTGCCCGGCGGCAGCGCATGGCGGCGTTCTTCCACCGCATGGTTGTCGGCGGCGATGGCGGCGATGCCGGCCTCATCGATCCAGCGCAGCAGCCGTGCATCGGTGCCGTCCAGCACGGCGCAGGCGTTGCGCAGCGCCCCGTGGTCGTCGGCGGCGGACAGCTGCAGCGCCATGTCGGCCAGCCCGGTATGCACGCAGAGGATGTCGCCGCGTTGAACGTCGACGCCATCGGCCTCGATCACGCGCATCAGGTCGTCATAGCCCACCGCACGCCGCGCCGGGCCGAAGTGCCGGTGCAGGTCCACCAGCGTGCCGCGCCCCTGGATGCCGCGCGCCGCCATCGGGGCAATCGACAGGGCCTGGGCGCCGACGAACGTGCCATCGGCTGCGCTGCCAGAGCCCACCGAGAAGCCGTTGTAGCCCACCGTTTCGGCATGGCCGTCGCCATCGGCATCGAACAGGCAGTTCACATGGCCCAGCGCATCCCACTGCGTCGAGTACTGCGGCGACAGCGTGACGTGGTCGTCGCTGATCACATCGGTGGCGCCCGGCACATCGCCGGCCATCGGCCGGTTGAACACGCGCTGGCCGTCCTTTTCCGACGGATGCAACACGGGCGGGCGTCGGCGCGGATTCAGCACGCCGGCGCGCGGCACGTCGAGCGGCAGGCTGAGCGAGAACGTCAGCCCCTCGCGCACCTCGCGCACGGCGGCCAGCACCTGCGCGGGCCGATCAGGTTGAGCCGGCCCAGCTGGTCGTCGGGGCCGAAATCGCCCCAGTTGGATCCTTCGGGGCGGTGCGTCCAGCGCGGGTTCGTCGCCATCATTGGTCCTTGGTCGCGTTGCTGGCGTTGCTGGCGTCAATCACTACGCCAGCCGCCTGCAGCGCGGCGATGCGTGCGTCGTCCAGCCCGGCCGCGCGCAGCGCCTCCACCGAATGCTCGCCCAGCGCCGGGGCCGCGCGCCGGAAGGCGCCCGGCGTGCCGCCCAGCCGCGGCGAGATGTTGTGGACCGGGATCTGCCCCATCTCGGCGTCGGGAATCTCCACCACGATGTCCCGCGCCTGGAAATGCGGGTCCTGCTCGATATCGGAGATGTCGTAGATCGGGCCAATCGTCACGCCGGCCTTGTCGAAGAACGCCACGCAATCCGGCTGGTTCATCGTCCCCAGGAATTCGCCGATGATGCCGTCCAGCAGCGCGGCGTGCTTCACGCGCTCGGCGTTGATGGCAAAGCGCGGATCGGTGATCAGCTCGGGCCGCCCGATGGCGCGGAACAGCCGCTCGGTCATGGCCTGCGTCGACGCCGACAGGCACACCCATTTGCCATCGGCGGTCTGGTAGGCATTGCGCGGCGCGCTGTTGGTCGACCGGCTGCCCGTGCGCGGCTTGACCTTGCCGGTCAGCCGGTAATTGGCCGCCTGCGCGCCCAGGATGGCGAAGATCGGGTCCAGCAGCGGCAGGTCGATCACCTGGCCCACGCCGCCGCGCATTTCCACGTTGCGCACGGCGCTGAGCACGCCGATGGCGCCGTACAGGCCGGCCGTCATGTCGCCCAGGTAGATCGGCGGCAGCACCGGCTCGCGGTCGGCAAAGCCGTTCATCGACGCAAACCCCGACAT
This region of Cupriavidus sp. EM10 genomic DNA includes:
- a CDS encoding CoA ester lyase; this encodes MRSKLFVPGSRPELFDKALASAADALSFDLEDAVAEPRKGEARAALQDLLASGRTAAAGKTLIVRVNAPDTAHFAPDIVAVVRNGLHLVNVPKVEEVEQVHLAARAVALAEAANGVTTPVKLLLNIESPRGLRRAHELAAADARVAGLQLGYADLFEPAGIHRRETLAVAQTMYQMRMAAAEAGVFAYDAAFADVKDADGYRAEAELARRLGYLGKSCIHPSQIALANAAFQPTEAEIAAAQRIVAAADQADAKGVGAYLVDGKMVDRPFVERARAVLAQARTMGWAG